From the genome of Virgibacillus siamensis, one region includes:
- a CDS encoding ABC transporter permease gives MGFVDLLQSIIPPALFFSAPLIFTALGGVFSERSGVVNIGLEGLMVMGAFVGIVFNLTFADVFGAWTPWISILVAMVVSAIFSIIHAVASVSFRADQVVSGVAINFLALGLGVFLTKQWYGKGQTDMVSQPFYTNDIPILKEIPVIGPVFFENIYLTSYIAIILAFVAWYVLYKTPFGLRLRAVGEHPMAADTNGINVFKMRYVAVILSGALGGLGGSVFALTIALNFSHATIVGQGFMSLAAVIFGKWHPLGAMGAALFFGFAQSLSVISSGIPLLEDVPQIFLLIAPYVLTILALAGFIGRAEAPKANGVPYIKGSR, from the coding sequence ATGGGATTTGTAGATTTGTTGCAGTCGATTATTCCACCGGCATTGTTCTTTTCAGCCCCCCTTATTTTTACAGCATTGGGCGGGGTGTTCAGTGAACGTTCAGGCGTTGTAAACATTGGCCTGGAAGGTTTAATGGTGATGGGGGCGTTCGTTGGTATCGTATTCAATCTGACCTTTGCGGATGTGTTTGGAGCTTGGACACCATGGATTTCCATTCTGGTTGCTATGGTTGTTTCCGCCATTTTCTCCATCATTCATGCAGTGGCATCTGTTTCTTTTCGGGCAGATCAGGTTGTCAGCGGTGTTGCGATTAACTTCCTGGCACTTGGACTGGGTGTCTTCCTGACGAAGCAATGGTATGGAAAAGGACAAACAGACATGGTTTCACAGCCATTTTATACAAATGATATTCCAATTTTAAAAGAAATCCCGGTTATTGGCCCTGTGTTTTTTGAGAATATCTACCTTACTTCATATATCGCAATCATTTTGGCGTTTGTTGCCTGGTATGTACTGTATAAAACGCCATTTGGGCTGCGTCTTCGTGCTGTTGGGGAACATCCGATGGCGGCTGACACAAATGGAATCAATGTATTTAAAATGCGTTATGTTGCTGTCATTTTATCAGGTGCGCTTGGCGGGCTTGGCGGTTCAGTCTTTGCACTAACGATAGCGCTGAATTTTTCCCATGCAACCATTGTCGGACAAGGTTTTATGTCTTTGGCAGCAGTTATTTTCGGGAAATGGCATCCGCTCGGTGCGATGGGTGCTGCATTGTTCTTTGGTTTCGCCCAAAGTCTCAGTGTGATCAGTTCAGGTATCCCGCTGCTCGAAGATGTGCCGCAAATATTTCTGCTTATTGCGCCGTACGTATTGACTATTCTTGCACTTGCCGGATTTATTGGACGTGCAGAAGCACCAAAAGCAAATGGTGTCCCTTATATAAAAGGAAGCAGATAA
- the yfmH gene encoding EF-P 5-aminopentanol modification-associated protein YfmH — MNKAVYEHIDEVVYSKQLENGLTVILLPKPEMYKTYAIFSTDYGSIDQTFSPIGKTDKITVPEGIAHFLEHKLFEKEDRDVFADFGKQGASANAYTSFTKTSYLFAATNHIEKNVSTLIDFVQAPYFSEQSVEKEKGIIAQEIEMYNDQPDWQAFMGTIKCLFHEHPVKIDIAGTVESIQQITKDDLYTCYNTFYHPQNMTLCIAGNFEEQQMMELIEQNQREKEFKEVEPIDREYPNEPETVAIRENTINLPVSVSKCTIGIKESSTALRGQEFLKKDLLQDMVVDFYFSKGGQIYQQLFDEELIDDSFYFETNLEKNFGYTLIGGNTSEPDVFASRIKELLKSTNHASFSQEDMERMKKKKIGQLLRSMNSLEFIANKYIHYQNVDINLFELIPFIQELTVDDYNAFVKQWIQEDRMAVCKIVSE, encoded by the coding sequence ATGAATAAGGCAGTGTACGAACATATTGATGAAGTTGTATATTCCAAGCAGCTTGAAAATGGTTTGACTGTTATCCTGCTTCCGAAGCCGGAAATGTATAAAACATATGCAATCTTTTCAACTGATTATGGTTCAATTGATCAAACATTTTCCCCGATTGGAAAGACTGACAAAATTACAGTGCCAGAAGGAATTGCGCATTTCCTGGAGCATAAATTGTTTGAAAAAGAGGATCGTGATGTGTTCGCAGATTTCGGGAAACAAGGTGCTTCAGCTAATGCATATACATCATTTACCAAGACATCGTATTTGTTTGCCGCCACGAATCATATTGAAAAAAATGTATCTACACTTATTGATTTTGTGCAGGCACCTTATTTTTCGGAACAATCGGTGGAGAAGGAAAAAGGCATCATTGCACAGGAAATTGAGATGTACAATGACCAGCCGGATTGGCAGGCTTTTATGGGGACCATTAAATGTTTGTTTCATGAACATCCTGTTAAAATTGACATAGCGGGAACGGTTGAGTCCATCCAGCAAATAACAAAGGATGATCTATATACCTGTTACAACACATTTTACCATCCGCAGAATATGACACTGTGCATTGCCGGCAACTTTGAAGAACAGCAGATGATGGAACTTATTGAACAAAATCAGCGGGAGAAAGAATTTAAAGAAGTGGAACCAATAGACAGGGAATATCCGAACGAACCGGAAACAGTCGCCATCAGAGAAAATACCATTAACCTGCCTGTTTCCGTATCCAAGTGCACGATTGGTATAAAGGAATCCTCAACAGCACTTCGCGGTCAGGAATTTCTTAAAAAGGATTTACTGCAGGATATGGTTGTAGATTTCTATTTTTCCAAAGGCGGACAGATTTACCAGCAGTTGTTTGATGAGGAACTTATTGATGACAGTTTTTATTTTGAAACAAATCTGGAGAAAAACTTCGGTTATACGCTTATTGGGGGGAACACCAGCGAACCGGATGTGTTTGCCAGCCGAATCAAGGAATTGCTGAAATCCACAAATCATGCATCATTTTCGCAGGAAGACATGGAACGGATGAAGAAAAAGAAAATTGGTCAATTGTTACGTTCCATGAACTCACTTGAGTTTATCGCTAATAAATACATTCATTACCAGAATGTGGACATTAATCTGTTTGAACTGATTCCGTTTATTCAGGAATTAACCGTTGATGATTACAATGCGTTTGTCAAGCAGTGGATTCAGGAAGATCGTATGGCAGTCTGTAAAATTGTAAGTGAGTAG
- the yfmF gene encoding EF-P 5-aminopentanol modification-associated protein YfmF translates to MNVTNEHDVTENGIHYHLIPNKKHKTISVIAKFMAPLSRDIITKRALLPHVLQQGTASLPDRSSIQRKLDSLYGAVLSLDGSKKGDYHIISVRLEIANQKFIADEAAILDEALALLKEIMFHPKQQGNSFDKTTTERQKSILKQKIHALMDDKMSYANMRLIDEMCEEEAYQLHVQGYADDLEEITAENLYSYYEQMLKSDQLDIFVSGDFDTNDMLGKLKHQFKRDNRVIEQEKSTTDAVKKAGDPNTVIEQQQIQQAKLHLGYRTNCTFRDKDYDALQVFNGLFGGFPSSKLFMNVREKNSLAYYAASRIESHKGLMLVFSGIAPDDYEKAKKIIEEQMDAMKKGDFNEDNIADTKELIVNQLRETMDHPQGMVELMYQNTVAGTSRTPEELIENIKTVSKQEIVDVANKIELDTVYLLTSKGGVSDE, encoded by the coding sequence ATGAATGTGACAAATGAACATGATGTAACAGAAAATGGGATCCATTATCATCTGATCCCGAACAAAAAGCATAAGACCATTTCGGTTATTGCGAAGTTTATGGCACCATTATCCCGTGACATAATTACGAAACGTGCCCTACTGCCCCACGTACTGCAGCAGGGAACAGCAAGTCTGCCGGACAGAAGTTCGATTCAGCGCAAATTGGATAGTTTATATGGAGCGGTATTATCTCTCGATGGTTCCAAAAAAGGTGACTATCATATTATCAGTGTCCGGTTGGAAATTGCCAATCAAAAATTCATTGCCGATGAGGCAGCTATTTTGGATGAGGCACTTGCGTTGCTGAAAGAGATTATGTTCCATCCGAAACAGCAGGGGAATTCGTTTGATAAAACCACCACCGAACGGCAAAAATCAATCCTGAAACAAAAGATACACGCACTGATGGACGACAAAATGAGCTACGCCAATATGCGTTTAATCGATGAAATGTGTGAAGAAGAAGCATATCAGCTCCATGTTCAGGGTTATGCGGATGACTTGGAAGAAATTACTGCTGAAAACCTGTATTCCTATTACGAGCAGATGCTTAAAAGTGATCAGCTTGATATTTTTGTTTCCGGAGACTTTGATACAAACGATATGCTCGGCAAATTAAAACATCAATTCAAGCGGGATAACCGTGTAATCGAACAAGAAAAATCAACTACTGATGCGGTTAAAAAAGCCGGGGACCCAAACACTGTAATTGAACAGCAGCAAATTCAACAGGCAAAACTGCATCTGGGATATCGCACCAATTGTACGTTCCGGGATAAAGACTATGATGCCTTGCAGGTATTTAATGGCCTTTTTGGCGGTTTTCCAAGTTCGAAATTATTCATGAATGTCAGGGAGAAAAACAGCCTTGCTTATTATGCTGCCTCGAGAATTGAAAGCCATAAAGGGCTAATGCTCGTGTTTAGCGGAATTGCACCTGATGACTATGAGAAGGCAAAAAAAATTATCGAAGAACAGATGGATGCAATGAAAAAAGGTGATTTTAATGAAGATAATATTGCAGATACAAAGGAACTAATTGTAAACCAGCTGCGTGAAACGATGGACCATCCACAGGGAATGGTCGAATTAATGTATCAGAACACGGTAGCCGGAACATCACGGACTCCGGAAGAATTGATTGAAAATATAAAAACCGTTTCGAAACAGGAGATTGTTGATGTTGCGAACAAGATTGAATTGGACACAGTATATTTGTTGACAAGCAAAGGGGGCGTTTCCGATGAATAA
- a CDS encoding ABC transporter ATP-binding protein, whose amino-acid sequence MDYVIEMLNIRKGFPGIVANDDITIQLKKQEIHALLGENGAGKSTLMNVLFGLYQPEKGEIKVNGKQVKITDPNVANELGIGMVHQHFMLVDTYTVTQNIILGSEPTNAGKIDFKKAEKEVQELSDRYGLNVDARAKIRDISVGMQQRVEILKTLYRGAEVLIFDEPTAVLTPNEIKELIEIMHSLIREGKSIILITHKLKEIMQVCDRCTVIRKGKGIKTVDVEETNVTELASLMVGREISFKTEKKKADPKEKVLAINKLNVEDSRKVRIVKDLNLNVRSGEIVGVAGVDGNGQTELVEAITGLRKAQNGSIKINDKNITNFKPRKVTESGVGHIPQDRHKYGLVLDFPIGENMVLQTYYKKPYSKNIILNYKEIYKKAKELIEEYDVRTPSEMTKARALSGGNQQKAIIAREVDRSPDLLIAAQPTRGLDVGAIEFIHKKLIEERDKGKAVLLVSFELDEILDVSDRIAVMFDGHIVANVKPEETTEQELGLLMAGSRIEEAGETDDIE is encoded by the coding sequence GTGGATTATGTGATAGAGATGCTGAATATTCGAAAGGGGTTTCCGGGAATCGTTGCGAATGACGATATTACCATCCAATTGAAAAAGCAGGAGATTCATGCACTGCTAGGTGAAAATGGGGCAGGTAAATCAACATTGATGAACGTATTGTTTGGTCTGTACCAGCCGGAAAAAGGGGAAATAAAGGTAAACGGCAAACAGGTGAAGATTACGGATCCGAATGTCGCGAATGAACTTGGTATCGGAATGGTGCATCAGCACTTTATGCTTGTGGATACATATACGGTAACACAAAATATTATTCTGGGCAGCGAACCTACCAATGCCGGAAAGATAGATTTTAAGAAAGCGGAGAAAGAGGTTCAGGAATTATCCGATCGTTATGGGCTGAATGTAGATGCCCGGGCAAAAATTCGTGATATTTCAGTTGGGATGCAGCAGCGGGTGGAGATATTAAAAACGCTTTATCGTGGAGCGGAGGTACTTATTTTTGATGAGCCAACTGCTGTTCTGACTCCAAATGAAATCAAAGAACTGATTGAAATTATGCATTCCCTGATCAGAGAAGGAAAATCTATTATTCTCATAACACATAAATTAAAAGAAATAATGCAGGTTTGTGACCGTTGCACCGTTATTCGGAAAGGTAAAGGCATTAAAACGGTTGATGTTGAGGAGACAAATGTTACTGAACTTGCTTCACTGATGGTCGGCAGGGAGATCAGTTTTAAGACTGAGAAGAAAAAAGCGGACCCGAAAGAAAAAGTTCTGGCCATCAACAAATTAAACGTAGAGGATTCCCGTAAGGTCCGAATTGTAAAAGATTTGAATTTAAATGTCCGTTCAGGCGAAATTGTCGGTGTAGCCGGTGTTGACGGAAATGGTCAGACCGAACTTGTTGAAGCAATTACCGGACTTCGGAAAGCACAAAACGGCAGCATTAAAATTAATGATAAAAACATTACCAATTTTAAACCGAGAAAAGTAACGGAAAGCGGTGTCGGCCATATCCCTCAGGATCGACATAAATACGGTCTTGTACTTGATTTCCCGATTGGAGAAAATATGGTCCTGCAAACGTACTACAAAAAACCGTACTCCAAAAATATAATTTTAAACTATAAAGAGATTTATAAAAAGGCGAAAGAATTAATTGAAGAATATGATGTCCGAACACCCAGTGAGATGACAAAGGCCAGAGCGTTGTCGGGAGGGAATCAGCAAAAAGCAATCATTGCAAGGGAAGTGGATCGCTCACCGGATTTACTCATTGCTGCTCAGCCGACAAGGGGCCTTGACGTTGGTGCAATTGAATTTATTCATAAAAAATTGATCGAAGAACGTGATAAAGGAAAGGCTGTATTGCTGGTTTCGTTTGAATTGGATGAAATATTGGATGTCAGTGACCGGATTGCCGTTATGTTTGACGGGCATATTGTTGCAAACGTTAAACCGGAGGAAACGACAGAACAGGAACTTGGCCTGCTGATGGCGGGGAGCAGGATAGAAGAGGCAGGTGAAACCGATGATATCGAATAG
- a CDS encoding ABC transporter permease — MISNRLFNILIPVISVLLGLIAGAIIMLIFGYNPIQGYSALWYGAFGDLYFMGETLRQVTPYILTGLAVAFAFRSGLFNIGAEGQVIVGWLASVWVGLAVEVPMYIHLPLAVLAAAAAGALWGFVPGLLKAKLGVHEVIVTIMMNYIALYVSNELIRSVLTDHLDSTEQIAPTASLASEWLQQITYFSRVHYGILIALLGAFVMWFIIQRTSTGYELKSVGFNEHASKYAGMNVSKNIILSMVISGAFAGLAGAMEGLGTYGSISVMSGFTNLGFDGIAVALLGANTAIGVVFAAILFGILKVGAVNMPTGSGVPTELVDIIIALIIFFVASSYIIRWAILRFKKEGK, encoded by the coding sequence ATGATATCGAATAGACTTTTTAATATACTTATACCGGTGATTTCTGTTCTTTTAGGACTGATTGCCGGGGCGATCATTATGCTTATTTTTGGATATAATCCTATCCAGGGTTACAGCGCTCTTTGGTATGGTGCCTTTGGTGATTTGTATTTTATGGGAGAAACCTTGAGGCAAGTTACACCTTACATTTTAACCGGACTTGCAGTTGCATTTGCTTTCCGATCCGGCTTGTTCAATATCGGTGCTGAGGGCCAGGTTATTGTAGGCTGGCTGGCATCTGTTTGGGTAGGACTTGCAGTTGAGGTACCAATGTATATCCATTTGCCTCTGGCTGTACTTGCGGCCGCAGCAGCGGGAGCATTGTGGGGATTTGTACCGGGGCTTCTTAAAGCTAAGCTTGGCGTCCACGAGGTAATCGTTACGATTATGATGAACTATATTGCATTGTATGTTTCAAACGAATTAATTCGCAGTGTATTGACGGACCACCTGGATTCCACTGAGCAAATCGCTCCGACAGCATCATTGGCATCTGAATGGCTTCAGCAGATCACGTATTTCTCACGTGTGCATTACGGTATTTTAATCGCATTACTTGGCGCATTTGTTATGTGGTTTATTATCCAGCGCACTTCTACAGGTTATGAATTGAAGTCAGTCGGTTTTAATGAACATGCTTCGAAATATGCAGGTATGAATGTTAGCAAAAATATTATTTTATCAATGGTTATTTCCGGAGCATTTGCCGGACTTGCCGGTGCAATGGAAGGTCTTGGGACGTATGGATCGATTTCGGTTATGTCCGGTTTCACCAACCTCGGTTTTGATGGTATTGCCGTTGCTTTACTTGGTGCAAATACCGCCATCGGTGTTGTTTTTGCCGCAATTCTGTTCGGAATCTTAAAAGTTGGTGCGGTAAACATGCCGACTGGTTCCGGCGTACCAACCGAATTAGTGGACATTATTATCGCATTAATTATTTTCTTTGTAGCGTCCAGCTACATTATCAGATGGGCAATACTTCGCTTTAAAAAGGAGGGGAAATAA
- the ymfI gene encoding elongation factor P 5-aminopentanone reductase, producing the protein MGKNVLLIGSSGDIGSAIAKNLAADGYRLLLHYHKNEEAVEKLKNNLPDESVLSCIQADLRNQDGIEKLLRKMVYTIDAIIFASGKASIGLFQDVTESLMDDMIALHVKAPWLICNSLLPDMIRKKEGNIIFITSIWGNIGASNEVIYSSVKGAQNSFVKALAKEVALSGVFVNAVSPGFIDTKMNQQLLPEEKELIRNEIPANRAGTPEEVANAVRFLISEQSSYIQGEILNVTGGWS; encoded by the coding sequence ATGGGGAAAAATGTATTATTGATCGGCAGCAGTGGTGATATTGGTTCAGCAATTGCCAAAAATCTGGCAGCTGATGGATATCGATTGTTGCTCCATTATCATAAAAATGAAGAAGCAGTAGAGAAACTTAAAAACAATTTGCCCGATGAATCGGTACTTTCCTGTATTCAGGCAGACCTGAGGAATCAGGATGGTATTGAAAAATTGCTGCGTAAAATGGTGTACACGATAGATGCGATTATATTTGCGAGCGGCAAGGCTTCAATCGGCCTGTTTCAGGATGTAACGGAATCATTAATGGATGATATGATTGCATTACATGTTAAGGCTCCTTGGCTGATTTGCAACAGCCTCCTTCCTGACATGATTCGGAAAAAAGAAGGGAACATTATTTTTATCACATCCATCTGGGGAAATATCGGTGCCAGTAACGAGGTGATCTACTCTTCCGTCAAAGGAGCACAAAATAGTTTTGTGAAGGCACTGGCTAAGGAAGTTGCTTTATCGGGAGTTTTTGTAAACGCGGTCAGCCCCGGTTTTATCGATACAAAAATGAATCAGCAGCTGCTTCCCGAAGAAAAAGAACTGATTAGGAATGAAATTCCGGCAAACCGTGCGGGAACCCCTGAAGAGGTCGCAAATGCAGTGAGGTTTCTAATAAGTGAACAGTCCAGTTATATACAAGGGGAGATCCTGAATGTGACTGGAGGCTGGTCGTAA
- a CDS encoding DUF3243 domain-containing protein: MSVLDNFDTWKEFLANRIEHAQSEGMSQQTVSNMAYEVGDYLANSTDAKNNEEAVLRDLWNAASKEERQSMASAMVKLVQNQGNSN, encoded by the coding sequence ATGTCCGTTCTGGATAACTTTGATACGTGGAAGGAATTTCTGGCCAACCGGATTGAACATGCACAGTCTGAAGGCATGAGTCAGCAGACTGTGTCGAATATGGCTTATGAGGTCGGAGATTACCTGGCCAACAGTACTGATGCAAAAAACAACGAAGAAGCTGTATTACGGGATCTTTGGAATGCAGCATCCAAAGAAGAGCGACAGTCCATGGCAAGTGCAATGGTTAAGCTTGTGCAGAATCAAGGAAATTCAAATTAA
- a CDS encoding BMP family lipoprotein has product MNNRKFMLLFAVVIGLGMILAACGGGGNSGKSGKSGSKGSSDFSAALVTDVGGVDDKSFNQSAWEGLQAWGKEHNLSKGKGFDYAQSNSKSDYLPNLTRLIKKDYDLVFGIGYKLHDGIKKVAEQYPDKHFAIVDDVVDAPNVASITFKEQEGSFLVGVAAAKKTKTNKVGFVGGVDGSLINKFESGFIAGVKSVNPDIEVQVEYAESFAAADKGKLIATQMYNSGVDVIYHASGATGNGVFAQAKDIKKNNPDKEIWVIGVDRDQYDEGQIGEHNVTLTSMVKRVDVAVKDLANQAMNDKFPGGKNVVYGLEDGGVSAARTNKEALTDDIVKAIEKWKEKIINGDVKVPATREETKKFVKSL; this is encoded by the coding sequence TTGAACAATCGTAAATTTATGTTGTTGTTCGCAGTAGTGATCGGTCTGGGCATGATTTTGGCTGCCTGCGGAGGCGGCGGAAATTCAGGTAAAAGCGGTAAATCCGGAAGCAAAGGATCATCCGATTTCAGTGCCGCGTTAGTTACAGACGTTGGCGGGGTTGATGACAAGTCATTTAACCAGTCCGCATGGGAAGGTTTGCAAGCTTGGGGTAAGGAACATAACCTTTCAAAAGGTAAAGGCTTTGATTATGCGCAATCAAACAGTAAATCGGATTATCTTCCAAACCTTACTCGGCTGATTAAAAAAGATTATGATCTTGTATTTGGTATCGGGTACAAGCTGCACGACGGTATCAAAAAAGTAGCGGAACAATATCCGGACAAGCATTTTGCTATTGTTGACGATGTAGTGGATGCACCAAATGTTGCCAGCATTACGTTTAAGGAACAGGAAGGATCATTCCTTGTAGGTGTAGCAGCCGCGAAGAAAACTAAAACGAATAAAGTCGGCTTTGTCGGCGGGGTAGACGGTTCATTAATTAATAAATTTGAATCAGGATTCATCGCTGGTGTTAAATCTGTCAACCCTGATATCGAAGTCCAGGTCGAATATGCGGAATCTTTTGCAGCGGCTGATAAGGGTAAATTGATTGCCACACAAATGTATAACAGTGGTGTAGATGTAATTTATCACGCTTCCGGTGCAACCGGTAATGGTGTGTTTGCACAGGCAAAAGATATTAAGAAGAATAATCCGGATAAGGAAATTTGGGTTATCGGCGTGGACCGTGATCAATATGATGAAGGCCAAATCGGCGAACATAATGTAACACTTACTTCCATGGTTAAACGAGTTGATGTTGCCGTGAAAGACCTCGCAAACCAGGCTATGAACGATAAATTCCCTGGCGGCAAAAATGTTGTTTACGGATTGGAAGACGGTGGTGTAAGTGCTGCCCGAACCAACAAAGAAGCATTAACCGATGATATCGTGAAAGCAATTGAAAAATGGAAAGAAAAGATTATCAATGGTGATGTAAAAGTACCAGCAACTCGTGAAGAAACGAAGAAATTTGTTAAATCCCTTTAA
- a CDS encoding GntR family transcriptional regulator: protein MSIKLDARHLYLQVIDRIKEDIENGTYKPKQKLPSEFQMSKLLGVSRATLREALRTLEEENVVTRRHGVGTFVTPKPVFSSGIEQLNSVTYMIKQSGKTPGSQFLSTEFQEPTEEERVKFGPKPIDTLAKIERVRTADSEPVVFCIDKVPEGLVPLDQVHREDSLFKLMEAYSGKHISYAVTYIEPISYHDRIYEILHCSPEQSLLLLKQMHYTDEDEPVLYSSNFFRSDVFSFHVLRKRL, encoded by the coding sequence ATGTCGATCAAATTAGATGCACGGCATTTATATCTTCAGGTAATTGATAGAATTAAAGAAGATATTGAAAATGGTACATATAAGCCGAAACAGAAACTTCCCTCCGAATTCCAAATGTCCAAGCTATTAGGTGTCTCTCGTGCTACATTACGTGAAGCATTGCGCACACTGGAAGAGGAGAATGTGGTTACCCGGCGTCATGGTGTCGGTACATTTGTAACCCCAAAGCCGGTGTTTTCTTCCGGAATTGAACAGCTGAACAGTGTGACCTATATGATTAAACAATCAGGAAAAACCCCGGGGTCACAATTTTTATCGACAGAATTCCAGGAACCAACAGAAGAAGAACGTGTAAAGTTTGGCCCAAAACCAATTGATACGTTGGCGAAAATTGAACGGGTACGTACAGCTGACAGTGAACCTGTTGTTTTTTGCATTGATAAGGTACCGGAAGGGCTAGTCCCACTGGACCAGGTGCACCGTGAAGATTCCCTTTTCAAACTGATGGAAGCGTATTCCGGAAAACATATTTCCTATGCTGTTACATATATCGAACCAATCAGTTATCACGACAGAATTTACGAGATTTTACATTGCAGCCCGGAGCAATCGTTGCTCCTGCTGAAACAAATGCATTATACGGATGAAGATGAGCCTGTTTTGTATTCATCAAATTTCTTCCGATCGGATGTATTCAGTTTCCATGTTTTAAGAAAACGTTTGTAA